One Acidimicrobiales bacterium genomic window carries:
- a CDS encoding polysaccharide deacetylase family protein produces the protein MTSPVDNPLADRPLVERLGHGPDDRLLIVNCDDLGASHAANVGVYEALRDGAATSASLMVPAPWAREAAARYRGEDVGVHLTLNAEYDVYRWGPITQAPSLLDGDGGFPRTVTDTWDHADLDEARRECRAQVERAILWGFDVTHLDSHMGTLQLRPEFFDIYLELAVDFGLPLRLSGGSTERAVGFPFRRLAAEEGVVFPDHFVYVQGLGSRGAIASVLSGLRPGVTEVYLHPAADTPELRAIAPDWVARVDDHDYLTDRAGLAADVAAAGATLIGFRELRALQQAG, from the coding sequence GTGACGAGCCCCGTCGACAACCCGCTCGCCGACCGCCCGCTCGTCGAACGGCTGGGGCACGGCCCCGACGACCGGCTGCTCATCGTCAACTGCGACGACCTCGGCGCCAGCCACGCGGCCAACGTCGGCGTGTACGAGGCTCTCCGCGACGGCGCCGCCACCAGTGCCTCGCTGATGGTGCCGGCGCCGTGGGCCCGCGAGGCCGCCGCCCGCTACCGGGGCGAGGACGTCGGGGTCCACCTCACCCTCAACGCCGAGTACGACGTCTACCGGTGGGGCCCCATCACCCAGGCCCCGTCCCTGCTCGACGGCGACGGTGGCTTCCCGCGCACCGTCACCGACACGTGGGACCACGCCGACCTCGACGAGGCCCGCCGCGAGTGCCGCGCCCAGGTCGAGCGGGCCATCCTGTGGGGCTTCGACGTCACCCACCTCGACTCGCACATGGGCACGCTGCAGCTGCGCCCCGAGTTCTTCGACATCTACCTCGAGCTGGCCGTGGACTTCGGCCTGCCCCTGCGCCTGTCGGGCGGATCCACCGAGCGGGCCGTGGGCTTCCCCTTCCGTCGCCTGGCCGCCGAGGAGGGCGTGGTGTTCCCCGACCACTTCGTGTACGTCCAGGGTCTCGGCAGCCGCGGCGCCATCGCCTCGGTGCTGAGCGGCCTGCGCCCCGGCGTCACCGAGGTCTACCTGCACCCCGCCGCCGACACCCCCGAACTGCGGGCCATCGCCCCCGACTGGGTCGCCCGGGTGGACGACCACGACTACCTCACCGACCGTGCCGGCCTCGCCGCCGACGTGGCCGCAGCCGGCGCCACCCTCATCGGCTTCCGCGAGCTGCGCGCCCTCCAACAAGCCGGCTGA
- a CDS encoding thermonuclease family protein, producing the protein MRRILVAALLLLAACAPSRAAPVDGAATVVSVTDGDTIDVDFGGAVEPVRMLGIDTPETHHPTKPVECFGAEASARTAELLPEGTEVHLVRDVEARDRYGRLLAYVYRAEDDLFVNRSLAEDGYADVLDIAPNGAHAAELAQAVSTARVEGRGLWGACGGPDVPVR; encoded by the coding sequence GTGCGCCGCATCCTCGTCGCCGCTCTGCTCTTACTCGCCGCCTGCGCGCCGTCGCGGGCGGCGCCGGTCGACGGCGCCGCCACCGTCGTCTCGGTGACCGATGGTGACACCATCGACGTCGACTTCGGCGGCGCCGTCGAGCCCGTGAGAATGCTCGGCATCGACACGCCGGAGACCCACCACCCCACCAAGCCGGTCGAGTGCTTCGGCGCGGAGGCGTCGGCCCGCACCGCCGAGCTGCTGCCCGAGGGCACCGAGGTGCACCTGGTGCGCGACGTCGAGGCCCGAGACCGCTACGGGCGACTGCTGGCCTACGTCTACCGGGCCGAGGACGACCTCTTCGTGAACCGGTCGCTGGCCGAGGACGGGTACGCCGACGTCCTCGACATCGCTCCCAACGGGGCCCATGCCGCCGAGCTGGCCCAGGCGGTCAGCACGGCCCGGGTCGAGGGTCGCGGGTTGTGGGGCGCATGCGGAGGTCCCGACGTCCCCGTTCGTTAG
- the sulP gene encoding sulfate permease, which translates to MAVVRQRVPGLLLLTTYERAWLPKDVVAGLILTALLVPQGMAYAELAGLPAITGLYTTILCLLGYAAFGPSRILVLGPDSSLGPMIAATILPLVGADGDPAKAIALASMLALLVGAFAIILGLAKLGFIADLLSKPTQIGYMNGLALTILVGQLPKLFGFSVDSDDFIGDVTGFVQGVADGETVTAALAIGLFSLALIFVCTRFLPKVPGVLVAVVAAIVVATVFDAAARDVSLVGVLPEGFPPLTWPGVALSDMTLLVAGALGITLVSLTDTISTASAFAARSGDTIDANQEMVGIGAANVAAGLFQGFPVSTSGSRTAVAEQTGSKSQVTGLVGAGAITLLLVFAPGLLKNLPNPTLAAVVIAASLSLADIPATRRLYQQRHTEFYLSMAAFLGVAFFGVLPGIGIAVILSILNVFRRAWWPDDTELGRIDGLHGYYDKRSHPDATTPDGVVVYRFGGPLFFANARTFRDQVLKLAQAEPAPKWIVIAAEPISDVDTTAADMLEDLDVALNERGISLAFAEMSEVVQEKIHRYELTRTIDPEHFYPTLNAALRGFAAAMNEPQVAPPVDDADEAAAHHRRPRTDGATGGAGSD; encoded by the coding sequence CTGGCGGTCGTGCGCCAGCGCGTCCCCGGCCTCCTCCTCCTCACGACCTACGAGCGCGCCTGGCTGCCCAAGGACGTGGTGGCCGGCCTCATCCTCACCGCCTTGCTCGTCCCTCAGGGGATGGCCTACGCGGAGCTGGCGGGGCTCCCTGCCATCACCGGCCTCTACACCACGATCCTGTGCCTGCTCGGCTACGCCGCGTTCGGCCCTTCGCGCATCCTGGTGCTCGGGCCCGACTCGTCGCTCGGCCCCATGATCGCGGCGACCATCCTGCCCCTGGTGGGCGCGGACGGTGACCCGGCCAAGGCCATCGCGCTGGCCTCGATGCTGGCCCTGCTGGTGGGCGCCTTCGCCATCATCCTGGGCCTGGCCAAGCTCGGCTTCATCGCCGACCTGCTCTCGAAGCCCACCCAGATCGGGTACATGAACGGCCTGGCCCTGACCATCCTGGTCGGCCAGCTCCCCAAGCTCTTCGGCTTCAGCGTGGACAGCGACGACTTCATCGGCGACGTCACCGGCTTCGTGCAGGGAGTGGCCGACGGGGAGACCGTGACGGCGGCGCTGGCCATCGGCCTGTTCTCGCTGGCCCTGATCTTCGTGTGCACCAGGTTCCTCCCCAAGGTGCCCGGGGTGCTCGTCGCCGTGGTGGCGGCGATCGTGGTCGCCACGGTCTTCGACGCCGCCGCACGCGACGTGTCGCTGGTCGGCGTGCTGCCCGAGGGGTTCCCGCCGCTCACGTGGCCGGGCGTCGCGCTCTCGGACATGACCCTGCTCGTGGCCGGCGCCCTCGGCATCACCCTCGTGTCGCTCACCGACACCATCTCGACCGCATCCGCCTTCGCCGCCCGCAGCGGCGACACCATCGACGCCAACCAGGAGATGGTGGGCATCGGCGCCGCCAACGTCGCCGCGGGCCTCTTCCAGGGCTTCCCGGTCAGCACGAGCGGGTCGCGCACCGCGGTGGCCGAGCAGACCGGCTCGAAGAGCCAGGTGACCGGCCTCGTGGGCGCCGGCGCCATCACCTTGCTGTTGGTGTTCGCTCCGGGCCTGCTGAAGAACCTCCCCAACCCGACCCTCGCCGCCGTGGTGATCGCTGCCTCGCTGTCGTTGGCCGACATCCCCGCCACCAGGCGCCTGTACCAGCAGCGCCACACCGAGTTCTACCTGTCCATGGCCGCCTTCCTCGGCGTCGCCTTCTTCGGCGTGCTCCCCGGCATCGGCATCGCCGTCATCCTGTCCATCCTCAACGTCTTCCGGCGGGCCTGGTGGCCCGACGACACCGAGCTCGGCCGCATCGACGGCCTCCACGGCTACTACGACAAGCGCTCGCACCCCGACGCGACCACGCCCGACGGCGTCGTGGTCTACCGGTTCGGCGGGCCCCTCTTCTTCGCCAACGCCCGCACCTTCCGTGACCAGGTGCTGAAGCTGGCGCAGGCCGAGCCCGCACCGAAGTGGATCGTCATCGCCGCCGAGCCCATCTCCGACGTCGACACCACCGCCGCCGACATGCTCGAGGACCTCGACGTGGCCCTCAACGAACGGGGAATCTCCCTCGCCTTCGCCGAGATGTCGGAGGTCGTGCAGGAGAAGATCCACCGCTACGAGCTCACCCGCACCATCGACCCCGAGCACTTCTACCCCACCCTCAACGCCGCCCTCCGCGGCTTCGCCGCGGCCATGAACGAGCCCCAGGTGGCCCCGCCCGTCGACGACGCCGACGAGGCCGCCGCCCACCACCGCCGGCCCCGCACCGACGGGGCCACCGGCGGCGCCGGGTCCGATTGA